A window of the Hordeum vulgare subsp. vulgare chromosome 5H, MorexV3_pseudomolecules_assembly, whole genome shotgun sequence genome harbors these coding sequences:
- the LOC123398367 gene encoding uncharacterized protein LOC123398367: MAAPVPAPLPTVPLINWMPLHERARPSVFIILLTPYDQTTTRDTAGYVGTKDPEELNEIFKAECHTETGIAARRRGDYLYIATSAHIIDFLYQAKTHPITVEEVNKHFEISVTCSHAESQFIERGFVGERTYTLAEVCGINCSIDLMMVRVDLRELAVRTVGERRRIPCTANHPPVQFSTSRAEGTQCMMYSWPAFRPFTMTTGLQGPNRGPVALMSSNPIGYNLELIEASVGSEAGSSGAPLYNTNQRVIGIWHGGSSVHSHFIPSKYILNFIRNNKNCPLPKSQDQQDAPPHRDGDDERDPSGKPGTSNASSKRGPSGKPGTSNASSKRTRSAV; this comes from the coding sequence ATGGCTGCTCCTGTTCCGGCTCCTCTGCCTACGGTGCCCTTGATTAACTGGATGCCGTTGCATGAGCGTGCCAGGCCGTCTGTCTTCATTATTCTGCTGACACCGTATGATCAGACGACGACGAGAGATACCGCTGGCTATGTGGGAACCAAGGATCCGGAGGAGCTCAATGAGATTTTCAAAGCAGAATGTCACACAGAAACGGGTATTGCCGCAAGGAGACGCGGTGACTATTTGTACATTGCCACAAGTGCTCACATTATTGACTTCCTTTATCAAGCAAAGACACACCCAATTACAGTAGAAGaagtgaacaagcattttgaaatTTCAGTAACCTGTTCCCATGCCGAAAGTCAGTTCATTGAGCGAGGGTTTGTGGGAGAGCGGACATACACTCTGGCAGAAGTCTGCGGAATCAACTGTTCCATAGACCTGATGATGGTACGCGTCGATCTCAGAGAGCTGGCCGTCAGGACAGTGGGGGAGCGGCGGAGGATCCCATGCACAGCGAATCACCCACCTGTGCAATTCAGCACCAGCCGCGCCGAGGGTACCCAGTGCATGATGTACTCCTGGCCGGCATTCCGTCCTTTCACTATGACCACGGGGCTTCAAGGCCCGAACCGAGGACCTGTGGCTTTGATGAGCAGCAACCCGATTGGGTACAACTTGGAGCTTATTGAAGCATCTGTTGGAAGCGAGGCTGGGTCGTCTGGAGCCCCCCTGTACAATACCAATCAACGGGTGATAGGCATTTGGCATGGAGGGTCCAGCGTTCACTCGCATTTCATCCCATCAAAGTACATTCTGAATTTCATCAGGAACAACAAGAACTGCCCCCTTCCGAAGAGTcaggatcagcaggatgcccctcCTCACAGAGATGGAGACGACGAGCGTGATCCAAGTGGCAAGCCAGGCACCTCCAATGCATCCTCCAAGCGTGGTCCAAGTGGCAAGCCAGGCACCTCCAATGCATCCTCCAAGCGCACCCGTTCTGCTGTCTAG